The nucleotide sequence CCACTGAGTTTGAAATATGTATATACGCTCTTATTTCAACTGCCCCTATAAATGATGACTGTGCAAATGCAACAGTTTTAGTACCCGACACTATTTGTGTTAATACGCCAGGAACGGTTGCAAATGCTACAGCATCATATCCAAATACGGGATGCTCAGGAGATGACGATGATGATGTTTGGTATATTTTTACGGCACTAGATAGCATTCATACAATTACCGTAAATGGTAAAGGAGGTTTTGATCCTGTAATTGAAGTGAGAGATTCTTGTGATGCATCGTTCCCTAGAGATTGCGGAGATAATCAAAACGGAAATTCCGAAACACTTGTATTAACAAATTTAGTAATTGGAAATTCCTACTATGTGCGTGTTTTTCATGCAGGCACAGGATCTTCGGGTGACGACAATTTTGATATTTGTATTTTTAACTATACTCTACCTCCAGCAAATGACGAATGTGTAAACGCTATTTCTCTTGTTCAGGGCTCTGTTTGCGCAACAATTACGGCCGATTTGAATGCAGCTACTGCATCCGGTAATCCAGAATGTGTTACAAATAGTGCAAATGCTGAGGATGATGTTTGGTTCGAGTTTACAGCTACAAGTGCGAATGTTGCAGTAGAGGTTACGCCATCTGCATCATTAGATGCAGTTGTTGAAATTTTTTCATCGTGTGGTTCTTCAACTGCATTTGCTTGTGTAGATAATAATGGAGGCGGACTCACAGAAATTTTGAAGTCAACAGGATTGACCGTAGGCGGAGTATATTATGTTAGAGTATATGATTGGGATGTTTTGGTTCCGGCTACTACTACATTCGATATTTGTGTGTATTCAATACCTGCCCCTCCTGCCAATGATGAATGCTCGGGCGCTATTGCTATTACAGCGAGTCAAAATGAATTGTCATGTACTGCAACTACAGTAAACACAATCAATTCAACCAAATCACAGCCGGATGCTAGTTGTACAGGTATTTCTATAGATGATGATGTATGGTTTAAGTTTGTTGCTGTAGATACAGCAATGACAATTAAAGGTTCGAATTTTGTTGGAGGTTTTTCTGGCTTTGGGGTGTCATTATACCAAGATTCTTGCAGTGGAACGGAGGTTACTGGTTGTTCCGGCCAAGCTGATGGTGATTCTGTAAGGTTTGGAGGATTAACGATAGGAGGGATGTATTATTTACGAACATTTACAACCGGAACTGATAGTGTGGGTACATTTAATATCTGTGTATATGGATATAAATCAAATGTTGGTGTAGCGGAAGATTTTACTACGCTTCCTATAACCATTTTTCCTAATCCTGTAAAAGATGCGCTAACAATAGAAACTGTTGGAGTATTAAACAGTGAAATGTACATTGAGCTGCTTGATGTAAGAGGTGCTGTAATTAAAAACAGACAGGCGCTCTCTCCAAATTCAATAATCGACATGAGTACAATTGACAAGGGTGTTTATATTTTGAAAGTTTATAGTGATAAATTACAAGCCATTAAGAGGGTTGTGAAGGAATAATAACGCTAGTATATTTTAGAATTTTCTAGGGACATGCAAATTCAATTTGCATGTCCCTTTTTTTAAACAAAAATCACTTCTGTTTGTATATCAGAATATGCAACACAAAGCAACTATTTTTTGGTTTAGACGAGACTTGCGCTTACAAGATAATGCGGCATTGTATTATGCACTAAAAGAAAATAAGAATGTAGTTCCTGTTTTTATTTTTGATCCAACTATTTTAAATAAGTTAGAAGATAAATGCGATAGGAGGGTAGATTTTATTTATCAAGTACTCGAACAATTAAATACTGATTTGCACCAACTTGGGTCGAGTCTTGTCGTTTTGTACGATAGCCCATTAAATGCGTTTAAAAAATTGGCAGAAATATATACTATTGATGCTGTTTATGCCAATCATGATTATGAGCCTGCAGCTATAGAGCGGGACACCTATATTCGGGAATTTTTTAGGGCAAAGAATATCGCTTTCAAAACCTATAAAGACCAATGTATATTTGAGAAAAGCGAAGTAGTAAAAGAAGATGGCTTGCCTTATACTATATTCACGCCATATTCTAAAAAATGGAAATCGAAACTCTCTTCTTTTTATTTGAAGGCATATCCCACTCAAAATTATTTTTCAAATTTTTCCAAAACCATTGAAGCATCTAGTTTTCCTAGCTTACAACAAATGGGATTTCAAAAAACGGATAGTGTTTTTGTTCCTCCCCAAGTGGATATAGCTGTAATAAAGCAATATAAAGAAATGCGAGATATTCCTTCTGTTGCGGGCACCACAAAATTAAGTGTTCACTTGCGTTTTGGGACAGTAAGTATAAGACATTTGGCTGCCATTGCATTACAGCACAATGAAGCGTGGTTGAACGAATTAATCTGGAGAGATTTTTACATGATGATTTTATTTCATTTTCCGCATGTGCAAAATGGTGCATTTAAACCTGCATACAATCGTATTTTATGGAGAAACGATGAAAATGAATTTGATAAATGGTGTGCTGGTAAAACAGGCTATCCAATTGTAGATGCCGGTATGCGAGAGCTAAATGAAACCGGATTTATGCACAATAGAGTGCGAATGATTACTGCTAGTTTTTTAACTAAACATCTACTAATAAATTGGCAATGGGGAGAAGCTTATTTTGCCAAAAAACTACTTGATTTCGAATTGGCTTCAAATAATGGAGGTTGGCAATGGGCTGCAAGTTCCGGCTGCGATGCAGCTCCGTATTTTAGAATATTTAATCCATACGAACAAACAAAAAGATTCGACCCCGATCTGAAATACATTAGAAAGTGGATTCCGGAGCTAGAAGATTTTTCTTACCCTAAGCCTATTGTAGATCATAAGTTTGCTAGAGACCGAGTATTGGCTGTATATAAAGATGCTTTGAAACCATAGTGAATTCAGCTATTTGGGATAACTAGCTCGGGCAAATATATTCTTTGTCTAATAACATCCTTTTTCTTAATTTCATTTTATATAGAAAAAATAGTATGGGAATCAATATTCAATTATTAAAAGAAATTTGCGAAGTGCCCGGAGCTCCTG is from Bacteroidota bacterium and encodes:
- a CDS encoding T9SS type A sorting domain-containing protein codes for the protein MKLFYTILTNFLFATFAFGGSLSTPTNDDCTNAKTIVVGTTCNPDTGDVAGATQSLPSCKSGANADDDIWYKFTVGADTIIRIEVKSLALGDFDAVVELFDGCGGNSLQCVDTGTDEILEDTLTVGQTYYLRVYDHAAINSHTTEFEICIYALISTAPINDDCANATVLVPDTICVNTPGTVANATASYPNTGCSGDDDDDVWYIFTALDSIHTITVNGKGGFDPVIEVRDSCDASFPRDCGDNQNGNSETLVLTNLVIGNSYYVRVFHAGTGSSGDDNFDICIFNYTLPPANDECVNAISLVQGSVCATITADLNAATASGNPECVTNSANAEDDVWFEFTATSANVAVEVTPSASLDAVVEIFSSCGSSTAFACVDNNGGGLTEILKSTGLTVGGVYYVRVYDWDVLVPATTTFDICVYSIPAPPANDECSGAIAITASQNELSCTATTVNTINSTKSQPDASCTGISIDDDVWFKFVAVDTAMTIKGSNFVGGFSGFGVSLYQDSCSGTEVTGCSGQADGDSVRFGGLTIGGMYYLRTFTTGTDSVGTFNICVYGYKSNVGVAEDFTTLPITIFPNPVKDALTIETVGVLNSEMYIELLDVRGAVIKNRQALSPNSIIDMSTIDKGVYILKVYSDKLQAIKRVVKE
- a CDS encoding deoxyribodipyrimidine photo-lyase, with the protein product MQHKATIFWFRRDLRLQDNAALYYALKENKNVVPVFIFDPTILNKLEDKCDRRVDFIYQVLEQLNTDLHQLGSSLVVLYDSPLNAFKKLAEIYTIDAVYANHDYEPAAIERDTYIREFFRAKNIAFKTYKDQCIFEKSEVVKEDGLPYTIFTPYSKKWKSKLSSFYLKAYPTQNYFSNFSKTIEASSFPSLQQMGFQKTDSVFVPPQVDIAVIKQYKEMRDIPSVAGTTKLSVHLRFGTVSIRHLAAIALQHNEAWLNELIWRDFYMMILFHFPHVQNGAFKPAYNRILWRNDENEFDKWCAGKTGYPIVDAGMRELNETGFMHNRVRMITASFLTKHLLINWQWGEAYFAKKLLDFELASNNGGWQWAASSGCDAAPYFRIFNPYEQTKRFDPDLKYIRKWIPELEDFSYPKPIVDHKFARDRVLAVYKDALKP